One part of the Plasmodium brasilianum strain Bolivian I chromosome Unknown PB_00_02, whole genome shotgun sequence genome encodes these proteins:
- a CDS encoding fam-l protein → MSKYHKFSEQNHKHGKKLNIGNYRLLAKCKHNKDTFIVGLNEVNSNNGMNEKKDIYNNEQMFAKLKSKPNRSSSNNMEFSKKEKKNKSCIFETKKYSRMEKKIFKELNYLDFLKSNRTIRNNTYQKIIRKKYGFRITLPILFVLLLCILLFLDLFEGCGLIRGLFKVLNIIATTMGLTNTAGVTPLRKFLNPLHQWLKKSFFGSFFKKAIEATRKGATSTNIDKHYYITGFFGFLIYFIPIFIIGVTYILGIFYYHKKVKKYEKIKFRKG, encoded by the exons atg agtAAATATCATAAATTTTCGGAACAGAACCATAAACatggtaaaaaattaaatataggGAATTATCGATTATTAGCAAAATGTAAACACAATAAGGATACATTTATTGTGGGTTTAAATGAAGTCAATTCAAATAATGGaatgaacgaaaaaaaagatatatataataatgaacaaatgtttgcaaaattaaaaagtaaaccAAATAGAAGTTCATCAAATAATATGGAATtcagtaaaaaagaaaagaaaaataaatcttgtatatttgaaacaaaaaaatattcccgtatggaaaaaaaaatattcaaagaactAAATTATTTGGATTTTCTTAAAAGCAATAGGACGATTCGTAATAACACttaccaaaaaataatacgtaAAAAGTACGGATTTCGAATAACGTTAccaatattatttgttttgttgttatgtatattactttttctgGATTTATTCGAGGGTTGTGGACTTATAAGGGGGTTGTTTAAAGTATTGAATATTATTGCTACAACAATGGGATTAACAAACACAGCTGGTGTGACACCTTTACGAAAATTCTTGAATCCTTTACATCAATGGTTGAAAAAGTCCTTTTTTGGTTCGTTCTTCAAAAAAGCTATTGAAGCAACAAGGAAAGGAGCCACCAGTACTAATATAGataaacattattatataacagGTTTCTTTGGTTTTCTTATATACTTCATACCCATCTTTATAATAGGtgtcacatatatattaggtattttttactaccataaaaaagttaaaaagtatgaaaaaattaagtttagAAAAGggtaa
- a CDS encoding fam-m protein, with the protein MVQIIKSILFIKTSVLVLVTCICHFNNDMRTFNKFADVKYKPGRNLDPITFRLLAKYKQDKDSHILGLKQNKSNNNEHENYDITINEKGNKGKNKKSDKSSLNKAQYYMDVIDYNNGMFDGKHFHFEKKWIKKKDYDNFLERNRRICDISLRKIRYRKYGTGVAMFVIFSLCAAAIDVLPRLSSLNNAWKKLEEGNILKTLYDCVDKWNTTLKTSIYLTLYSVLMLILIIALVIGICRVLGNNEKYNKIKLMSEQNAY; encoded by the exons ATGGTGCAAATAATTAAGTctatcttatttattaaaacttCTGTCTTAGTCCTTGTAACATGTATATGTCATTTTAACAATGATATG agaacatttaataaattcgCGGATGTGAAATACAAACCTGGAAGAAATTTAGATCCAATAACCTTTCGATtattagcaaaatataaacaggATAAGGATTCGCATATTTTAGGATTAAAACAGAATAaatcaaataataatgagCATGAAAACTATGATATAactattaatgaaaaagggAACAaagggaaaaacaaaaaatctGATAAAAGTTCATTAAATAAGGCGCAATACTATATGGACGTAATAGATTATAACAATGGAATGtttgatggaaaacattttcattttgaaaaaaaatggattaaaaaaaaagattacgATAATTTTCTTGAAAGAAACAGGAGAATTTGTGATATAtctttaagaaaaataagatataGGAAGTATGGTACAGGAGTTGCTatgtttgttattttttccttgtgTGCGGCAGCAATTGATGTATTACCGAGATTATCGTCTTTGAATAATGCATGGAAAAAACTTGAAGAGGgtaatatattgaaaacaTTGTATGACTGTGTAGATAAATGGAACACAACACTAAAGACCtctatttatttaacattatataGTGTTCTTATGCTTATATTGATTATTGCGCTTGTAATAGGAATTTGTAGAGTCTTAGGAAATAatgagaaatataataaaattaaattgatGTCTGAACAAAATGCATATTAA